The Candidatus Bathyarchaeota archaeon region CAATTCCCAGCGGCGGAAACAGGTAGCCTCCTTCGATGCCTAAGTCGTTTAAGACGTTTTGTAGGGTGGGTGAGGCGGTGCGGGTGAAAAGTATATAGGCTCCGCTTTTTTCTTGTTCAATGATTTGTGCGTCTAAGAGTAAGCCTGAGTCTTTTAGATCTTGGATTTTTGTGGAGGGGTCGAGGAGTTCTATGCGTGAAATTGTGGCGAGTTCTTGGTCGTCTTGTCTTAGGAAGTAGAGGAGTTCGAGGGATTTTATTTTTTTCAGCGGTGGAAGTTCGATGCCTGCTTTTTGCAGTTCTTTCTCTGAGGCTTCAAGTATTAAGCGGCGCATACGTCTAATGTTGTTTGTACACATATATTTCTATTGAGAAGCCGAGTATATTCGGTACAATCTTAAAGAGACGCCCTGCCTTCCTAAAAAGGATTAAAATCACCATTCAACAAACGGAAGTGTTCATATTTGAGTAACGGAAATAACGCCTTCACAAAACTCGGCCACATAATAACTAAACGTAAGTGGGCAATAATCGGCGTCTGGATGCTGCTTTTGGCGATCATCTTGCCTATCGTGGTGACAGCGTCGGGTGTTTCCTCCTTAAACATGGAAGCATCAAGCGATAGCAACCAAGAATCCGCCATAGCAGAAGATATAATCTCTGCACAATTCAAGAAATCAGTATCCAACGATTCACTGGTCATCGTAATCTCCACCCGTGACGCATCGTCACTGGCAACTCAGCAATTTATAAAAGAATTAACAGACGCCATAAACGGCAGCTCCAGCATAACGGGAATAAAAAACATAACCAGCGTCTACACAATTTTAATCCCAGCGCTTAATCAAACCAACGAAGGAGTCTACGCTGCCTACTACGGCGGCAACTTGACTTATAATTTACTTTACAGCGTCTCCACTATCTACTCGAACGTCTGGTATCAAGCGTACAACACAGCCAAAGAACAACTATCCTCAGGCATAAACCAAACCAACCAAGGCGTTTACACACTACTGGAAAACGCCAACATGACATACAACCTACTTTATGGCGTCCCAGCCGCCTACAGCACAGTTTGGGCTACCGCCTACAACCAAACTCGCCTGCAACTCATCGAAGGCCTCAACCAAACCAACCAAGGCGTACATCTCGCATTACAAAACGCCAACTTAACCTACAACCTCCTCTACGGCGCACCAGCCATCTACCTAAACATTTGGACCCAAACATACAGCCAAACAGGCGACATCAACCAATCTAACCAAATCGCCTATCAACAAACCGCCACCATCCTACAGCAAACCGACCCAGAAGCATTCGCCCAGTACACCTCACCGTTGCTGGACGCCTTCTACGGGATATGGACTCAAAGTTTCTCAGACCCACAAACCGCCGCCTGGACACCGCTTGAACGCGCAGTCTACGCTTCAACTCAAACAAACCAACTCTACATCAACACCTTCCTAGCAGGCGACCCCACCAGCCAAGCGTTCGTCACAGCTTTAACGGGTGCATTGACCTTTGAGAACTATCTAACTTTTACTCAAGAACAAAACAACGCCGCATTAACCGCGTTTGCCATACAGACTGTGGTCGCGGGTTCAGGTGGGTTATCTTCAGCTGAATTCGTCACTGCAGCCTACAACTTGGGCGAAAACCCCTCGCTTTCAGCGTTGAGTACTTTGGCTGAGGCAATAATCGTTGACCCAGACACATACAACATGGGAACAAACTTCATCGCAACTTTTAACCAAGTTGCGTACACTCAAACAGCTGCCATACTCCAGCAAGCTGACCCCGCCTCATACAACCAGTACACTGCACCTTTGCTCTACGCGTTCAACGCTACTTGGGTGGGTACCTTCCAGAACCCTGAAACCCAAGCCTTACCCGTTATGGTTCGGGCATCTCTTGCTGCAAACATCACCAACCAGCAATACATCAACACCGCGCTTGCAGGCAACGCAACCATGAAAGCCTTCGTTACTGCTCTAACGCAAGCCTTCACGCTTGACAACTTTATGTACAACACTCAAGACCAAAACAACGCTCAACTCCAAGACTTCGCAATCAAATATGTTGCCAACCAAGCAAACTCGGCTGTTTCCTTCGTAAAAGCCGCTTACGACTTAGGAAAATCTCCTTCATCTTATGCTTTGTCTTATCTTGCCGACGAGGTAATCTGGTATCCAGACTTCTATGGCATGAGCAAACTAATACCCACCTTTAACAGCGTCTCTTATGAGCAAACAGAAAAGATACTAAAAGACCTCGACAAAGAAGCCTTCAACGATTACACGTCCCATCTCCTTAAATTCTTTAATGCTTCTTGGACAAAACGAGTTCCAACCCAACCAATATCTGGCGTAGCTTGGATAAACAGCACTGCCTCTATTGCCGCCGACGTAGCCAACACACAATTCATCGCCGCCTACCTAAACGACACCGCAGACTTCGCCAGCCAAATCGCTTCAAACCTAAAACTGCAGGACTACCTAAACGGCAACACCACTTATTCAAACGCCAAAATCAAAAACCTAACCATAAACTACGTCGCAGACGAATCTGGTTTATCCACAAAATTAGTTGAAGCCATCTACGATATGGGAGAAAACGCAACTGAAAGCGCGATTAGAGCTTTAGCTTCACAAGTTGTCTCTAACCCTGATGCCTTCAACATCGGGCAACCCTTCAAATCTTTAATCACCTCTTTCGTATCACCCGCAAAAGATGTTACTTTGGTTTCTATTACTTTTGAGAACTCAGATAACACTAACCTCTTAGCGATACGAGGAATCATCGCAGAAAAGTTAGTTCAAAACCCCGCCGACGTATCCTCAGCGTTAGTCACAGGAAATGACGCCTTAAACTACGACTTTGGGCAATCAACCAACGAAGACCTCGACCTCATTCTCCCCGTAACGATTGCACTTCTGGTCATTGCTACTGCACTGTTTTTCCGCTCCATCATCACCCCCATAGTCACCTTGGGCACTATCGGTGTGGGGCTGGGTGTTTCCCAGATTTTCCCCTACCTCGTGGGCACATACATAAACCAAGTGGACTACACCATCACCACGGTACTGTTAACTGTCCTCATAGGCGTGGGCACCGACTACAGCATCTTCGTCATAGCTCGTCATCGCGAGGAAAGAATCAACCAGTTGCCCCTCTTTGAGGCAATCAAGAAATCCATCACATGGGCAGGCGAAAGCATCGTAACCAGCGGCGCCACAGTTATAATCTCTTTCCTTGCACTTTCAGCCACCTCGATGGTTTTCATGCAAACCATGGGCATCATCGTAGGTTTAGGCGTCATCGTCACGTTGCTTGCCTCCCTAACGTTTGCCCCTGCCCTAACCGCGATTTTGGGCGACAGAATCTTTTGGCCCAACTCAGGCGAACGCTTTGAACGCTACGCAAAAGGCATCACAGAGAAGAACAACCGCAGAGGCGGCTACTTCGCCAGAAGTGGGGCTTTCTCGGTGAAACACGGTAAAGTAATCATTCTGTTAGCGGTCTTAGTTACAGTGCCTGCTTTCTATGTCTATGCAACTACTACGCCGACATACAACCTCTTAGGCAGTGCATCTGAAAACTTGGAGTCTGTTGCTGCGTCTAACACCTTAACGGACTCCTTCGGTGGGGGTAGATTAATGCCGACATACGTTGTCGTTACCTTCGCCAACCCCATCATCAATAACGGCAGCCTCAACACAGGAGAAATGGCGACGCTGCAAAGAATCGCTTCAGACATCGCGGACAGCGAAGGCATCCATCAAGTTACAGGACCAACGATGCCGTATGGCGAAACAGTCGATTACAAAACCATAACCAACGAAACCGACTCAACCACCTACAGCGCCATACTGGACACTATAGGTGAAGACAACAAGTCAGCGTTAATAACCGTGCAGTTCAACGTTGACCCGTACTCAACGGAAGCCATGAACTACGCTCAGGCGCTACGTGAATCTCTCCATGCAACCTATGACGACGCAGCTAACGTAACAGGCATCTATGTGGGTGGAACAACAGGCTCCATCCTTGACACCAGAGTTTCCTTCCAGAACCAGTTTAACCAGATTCTGCCAATCGTAGCAGTAGGCGTCGGTTTGGTGTTGTTCTTCGTGTTGGGTTCACTGATTCTGCCCGTCTTCGCGGTTCTTTCAGTGCTAATGAGTATCGTCTGGACCCTTGCACTTACCATGGTGGTTTTCCAAAGTGTATTCAGCTACGGCTTGCTCTTCATAACCCCCTTGATACTCTTTGTGTTGCTGCTTGGTTTAGGCATGGACTACAACATATTCATCCTAACCCGCATACGTGAAGAAGCAGCTAAGGGTCAGAGCCTAAACGACGCCATCGTACACGCGGTTCAACAAACAGGCGGCATCATCACCGCTGCAGCCGTCATCCTCGCAGGGTCGCTTGGAGCGTTGATGCTTTCAAGCAACATGATGATGAAAGAGATGGGTTTCGCATTCGCCTTTAGCATCTTAATCGACGCATTGGTGGTGCGAACTTACCTTGTGCCCGCGGTGATGTCAGTGTTTGGCAAATGGAACTGGTACAACCCCATAAAACGTCTGCAACGCATAAAACACTTCGAAGACAACCAAACCCCAGAGCAGCCGCCAACAGCGCAAAAAGCTGACTAAGCTATTATGGGAACGTGTTTGTTCCCTAACAATCTTTTTATAAATCCCCTGCCTTTTTAGCAAAAAATTCCCAATCAAGCTCAGATGACTAAATTTATGGTACAATACAAGTGGGTGGCACTTTCAAACACAACCCTTGGCATGCTGATGGCATCCATTGACATGACCATCGTTTTGATTGCTTTGCCGTCGATTTTTAGAGGCATAAACATTGACCCCTTCACCAGTTTCCAGTATCTGCTCTGGGTCATGTTTGGCTACAGCATCGTAACCGCGGTGCTGCTGGTAACTTTCGGGCGACTCTCAGACATCTACGGCAGAGTGCGCCTCTACAACTTGGGCTTCGCCATATTCACCGCAGGCTCCATCCTGCTATCCATCACACCCCACACGGGAGACGCAGGAGCCATCGAACTCATAGTATTCCGCATCATACAGGGCGTCGGCGCAGCCTTCCTCTTCTCCAACAGCGGAGCCATCATAACCGACGCCTTCCCAGAGAACGAACGCGGCAAAGCGCTGGGCATAAACCAGTTGGCGTTCCTTGCAGGTTCACTCATCGGCTTGGTTTTAGGCGGTGTCTTGGCTGTTTACGATTGGCGTCTGGTCTTCTTGGTCAGCGTCCCCGTCGGCGTAGTTGGCACCGTTTGGTCTTACTGGAAACTAAAAGAGCAACACGTTATCCGGAAGAAACAGAAACTCGACGTCTGGGGCAACTTATGTTTCGGCGGCGGCTTAACCCTGATACTGCTGGGCATAACTTACGGGTTGACGCCTTACGGTGACTCGCCGATGGGTTGGGGTAACCCGTTCGTTGCTGCCTCTTTAGCGGTCGGCGCCGCGTTGTTGATGGCGTTTCCCTTCATAGAGCGCCATGTAGAGGACCCGATGTTTCGTCTTGACCTCTTCAAGAACCGCACCTTCGCCGCAGGCAACATAGCCACCTTCCTGAGTTCCATGTCACGAGGCGGCGTAATGATTATGTTGGTTGTGTTGCTGCAGGGGATTTGGCTGCCTCTGCATGGCTACAGTTATGAAGATGCACCCTTCTGGGCGGGCATATTTATGATACCCCTCTCCGTTGGCATCGCAATCACTGGTCCGCTGAGCGGTTGGCTCTCTGACAAACACGGCGCAAGAGTACTCGCAACAGTCGGCATGATAATCACAGGCATAACCTTCTTAGTCTTCACCTTGCTACCCGCTAACTTTGACTACTTACCCTTCGCGCTCATACTGCTCATAATGGGCCTCGGTAACGGCATATTCATGTCCCCCAACATGGCATCCGTCATGAACAGCTGCCCCGCTGAGCACCGAGGAGCCGCCTCAGGCATGCGGTCCACACTGCAAAACTGCGGCCAAACCATCAGCCAAGCCGTATTCTTCAGCATCATAATCATATCCCTAAACGCAACCCTGCCTGAAGCGCTTTCCACAGCTGTTGCAAACGCAGGCGCATCGCAGCAACTCGCCGACGCATTTAGCACTACGCCTGCTTCAGGCGCGCTTTTCGCGGCTTTTTTGGGGTATAACCCCATTGGCACACTGCTTCAAAGTATGGGTCCACTTGCAGCGGGGTTGCCCGATGCTTCCCGGGCGATTCTGGAAGGACAAACTTTCTTCCCCAACGCCATCGCCGCGCCCTTCATGTCAGCCTTAACCCTTGCATTCATCATCGCTGCAGCGCTATGTTTTATCGCAGCCGCTTTCTCTGCGTTGAGAGGACCAAAAAACCAGAACTGTGGGTCGCCAGCTAAAGGCAATTAGCTTCTGCGTTTCAGAACAGCCACTGTCAAGATTAAAGCTGACGCAAACATTAAGAAGAAAACGATTGGGGCGTTGAGTTCTGGAATTGCAGGTGTCGGCTCACTTGTGGCCTGTGGACTCTGCGTCGGAGTGGTCGAATCCATCTGAGAGCTGAACTGAACCGCTTGGAGCGTCACCGTGCAGCTAGCAATGGTGGAGAGGCCTGCGTTGTCTAAGAATTCCACGTAGACGGTTTTTGTACCCACATCACTTGAGATAGTCCATGCTTTCTGTGTGGTATACGGCTCCCAACTTGACCAGTCTTCATCTTCGTTTGCGAAACGCATCAACCAAACGCCCGAAGTTGCGTCACTTGCAGAGACTGTTAAAATTATGCTCGTTGAAGTTGTTGTGGGGTTAGTCCAAACACTACCTGTCGGCGGCGTCTTGTCAAGTTTAATCCCGCTAAGAGTTACATGGGGCAATTCGACGATTGTTTCCTCAGATGGGTTCCATGTACTCCAATACTCCAACGTGTTGCCTGCACTCTCTGTGGTTATTAATGGTTGACCGTGGGCAGTTACGTTGAGGATGTCGCCTTCGTTTAGGCGGTAGAATGTTTCAGTCACTTCCCCATCTGAAGTTAAACTGACCGCGAAATCCGCCGTTTGCCATCCAGCCACATAATCGTCTACTGTACGGGGCGCACACGTTACATTTACCGACAGATTCACTGCTCCGTCACTGACTGTTAAAGTGTGTTTACCGATAGATGTATCAAAAACGGTTAATGTCGCCGAAAAAGAACCTGCCCCGTCAACCAACCAATTTCCTACTTCGGTGCCATCCCAAAAAATGGTTACAGTACCAGCTCGGAATCCATTTCCAACCACAGTGGCACCAACGCCTCTTTGAATAAACGCCTTCTGGGTTAAGTCTGTGTTGTTACCGTATACACCTTGGGCGGTTGTGGTTCCAACCTGTTTTAAGCCTCTGCGGAGTTCTTTGAATGTGGTGTAGTAGGATTTTCCGTCGCTGTTGTCGGTGGCTCTAAAGACTACGTTGTCGGATAGTTGTGTGTTGTCGCCTGCGGGGTTGCATGCTAAGAGGTCAGGTGCATTCGTTGAGAAGGTAAAGTTGCCGTTCACTGTTGCAGTGTTATTAGCTATCGAAATCCAAGACATATTCAGAGGGTTCTGGTAGGATATGTTCACTGAAGCCCCAGCGAAACCTACTCCACTAAGTGTAATTGCGCCTTCAGCTGGACCAGAATCGGGTGAAACCGATAGTTGTGTACCAAAATTCAACGTTAAGGGGCTGCCTAAACCCGTAACGAGATCGTAACCCACGGTCGCGCTGTACTTGTAGTTAGCTCCAGAGGTGATGTCTCGGAAGTATGATGAATAAGAGTTTTTTGCAGATGTGTAGAGGTTAGTGTTGGTTGCAGATTGCCCAAGCGCATGGATACCTGCCCATTGCGGGGCCCCCGCGCTGGTTCCACCCACCTTCCACCAAGTTCCGTTATAAACCGCTACGCCTGTTGTGACGTTGGCGTTGTAGGAGACGTCGGGAACGGCGCGTCGGGCGTAGGTTAATCCATAGTTGGTTTGGTAGCTGGGTCTGCTTAGGTATTTACTGACTCCCCCGCTACTACCTTGCCAAGCGGTTTCAGAGATAACAGTTCCGTCAGGATTAAGCTTAAGGGTAGTTCCACCCACACTCACAACATACCTTGAGACTGCAGGCCAATTCACAACAGATCCATCGTCACCTGAAGCAACGAAGTACTCTATTCCCGATTTACTAAAGTAGCTCTCGTAATAGCCTTCACTTGCAAATTCTTCGCCACCCCAACTCATCGAAACCGCCACCACTCCAGGATAGTTAGATGCATAATCCACCGCTGAAAGCAACGCAGTATTACTCGCATCTACCGCCTCTACCAGCAGGATTTTCGCTTGAGGCGCTATGGCATGAGCCCACTGGACATCCAAACAGGCTTCCAGGGACCAATCGCTGCGGACTTCAATGTTGGATGCCATTTGGTGAACAATAAAGTTAGCGGACTCTGAACTGTTAACAGGTAAACCGAATTCTAAAGAAAACGTGTTAAAGTATTCCTCTATGTTGGGCGTGTGGTAAGCTATTACTACGGCTATGGTGGTTCCGTTTCCCCCGCTGGAAGGCAAGTTGTACGCCGTTCGAACCTGCGTTGGCGTGTAACCTATTGGGTTTGGTGCGCCCGCAAACGGTGAAATATGCATGGGGTGAGCTACCCAATCGTCGTCATCTGGAAGGGCAGAAATGGGCACTGTGAAACAGGAGACCATCATGCCTACCAGAAACAATACTATCACGATGTGTGGGAGAATTTTTTTCCCATTCAACCTATCCACATGTTCCCTAAGATTTAACCGCTAAGCCCAAATTAACGATTGATGGATATTTAAAGGGGCGGCTTCTTTTATGGATTGTTACCGCTAAATCTACATGTAGAACACTATCCAAAAATCAACATCCTCAGCGCCGCCAAAGCGCAAATGATATAGGGACACCAAACAGCAACATTAACAAAGTGAAACTCATGCAGCGTTCATACTCACGTTTACTGGGCGTAGTGGGCAAGCCAAACACGGGCAAATCAACCTTTTTCTGCGCAGCAACCCTTGCAACCGTAGAAATCGCCAACTACCCCTTCACAACCATCAAACCCAACCGCGGCGTCGGCTACGTCCGAACCCCCTGTGTCCACGAAGAATTCCACGTCAAAGACAACCCCAAAAACAGCCTCTGCCTAGACGGCTCCCGCATGGTTCCCGTGGAACTAGTAGACATCGCGGGCATAGTGCCTGGAGCTTGGGAAGGACGCGGGTTAGGCAACCAGTTCCTTGACGAAATCCGCCGCGCAGACGCACTTATCCACGTCGTGGACGCTTCAGGCGGCACCGACTGTGAAGGCAAAAGCTGCAAACCCGGCGAGCACGACCCACTTGAGGATGTGCAGTTTCTTGAAAAAGAAATCACCATGTGGATGGTTACGATTCTAAAGAAGGATTGGCCTAGAATCGCACGGACTGCTGAACAGGACAAAAAAGGAATCGCACATCACCTCGAAGACCGCTTAACAGGACTGAGCATAAAGAAACAGTACGTTAATGAAGCTATACGAAAAGCAGGCTTAAGCGTCGATAAACCAGCAACCTGGAGCGATGACGACTTTTACCGCTTCGTAGACACACTGAGACGTATCTCAAAGCCAGTGCTGATTGTAGCTAACAAAGTTGACCTACCAACAGCGCAAGCCAATGTAGAACGGTTAAGGAAACTTGACTACATTGTTATCCCCGCCAGCGCCGAAGCGGAACTTGCACTCCGCAGAGCTGCAGAAAAAGGCTTAATCGAGTATAAACCAGGCGACAACGACTTCAAGATAAAGCAGCCAGAGAAACTCTCAGCGGGGCAGATACAGGCGCTTGAACGCATCAGAGAAAAAATTGTTAAAACCAACGGAACCACAGGCGTCCAAGAAGCCATAAACACCGCATACTTTAAGCTACTTGACATGATAACCGTCTACCCAGTGGAAGACATAGAGCACCTATCCGACCACAACGGCCGCGTACTGCCAGATACGTATCTGGTTCCAAAGGGCATCACTGCTCATCAGTTTGCCTACGTGATCCACAGCGAACTCGGAGACAACTTCCTCTACGCAGTAGATGCCAGAGATAAACGCCGAATCGGAGAAGACGCCATCCTAAAAGACCGCGACGTTATCAGCATAGTCAGCGCCAAAAAACGGGCATAATCGCCCGATTTAGCCTCCATCCTCCATCTGTCACCCTAAATAATTGCAAATGCGTATCATCCAAACAAAAAACGCCACAACCACACGCTCACCCGCGACCCCTTTTGCACCCGCCAAGCAACCTAAGCCTAAACCAACACCTGCACAGTCTATATAAGGCAGGGGAGAGGGTGGCAGAGAAACATAAAGTGCGGTTTAGGTTCCGTAGCGGCGTTTGCGTTTCTGGAAGGTACGAATCGCTCTTAGCAGGTCGATGAAGCGGAAGTCAGGCCAGTACACATCCAAAAAGACCAGTTCGCTGTAGGCGGATTGCCACACCAGAAAGCCACTTAAGCGTTCTTCACCTGAGGTTCTTATAATCAAGTCAGGATCCTGCTTTGTCATGTGTGCTGTGTAGAGGTACTTTTCAACCGTGCTTTCTTGAATATCGTCTGGTTCAAGTTTGCCTTCTTTAACCAGTCTCGCTATTGCTTTTGCAGCGTCAACGATTTCGGCCCTGCCACCATACGCAAAAGCGAAATTAAGGAAATGGTTATCGTAGCCTTCGGTTGCCTTCTCGACGTCATGAATACGCTTTTGAAGGTCATCAGGAAGCATGTTGATTCGCCCCAACACCTTTACATGGACCCTGTTTTTGTGGATACGTTCATCTGTGAGCAGCTTTAGGAACCGCTCCCCCGCAATACGCATGATTTCCTCAACTTCTTTGGGGTTGCGCGCAAAATTCTCCGTTGAAAACGTATAAAGCGTGACGTATTTCACGTTTAGCTTTAGGCACCAATCGAGGAGTTTCTCAACGGTTTCTGCACCTTTCTCATGCCCCAACCAGGGGTTAATTTCTTTTTCAGAAGCCCAACGGCGGTTGCCATCCAAAATGATTGCTATGTGCTCGGGGGGCACACCGTTTTTAACTTGCCCCCATAACCACCTTTGATATGCCTTATAGATACCCAGTACCGAGAGGACTCTTGTAAGCACTAATTGAACCCCTATTGGATGTCGCGACAGATTAAATTCTAAAAACTAAATCCGAATGCTTCAATTAAAGCTTACTCATGTCTCAACAAGCCACCAAAAGCCAGTTTACGTTTTAGACTTCTTCGATTTTTTCTTCTTTCTTCTTAAAGAAACCCTTAGCCGACTTGTTAACGATGTATATTAGCAAAACAGAGGCAACACCGATGAGAATACCCACGATTATCGTGAACAGGAAAGTGGCGAAAACGGGGTCATTTAAGCCGACCACCGTGGACTGCCCCTTATAGTAGGAAATCATCAGTTTTGCAGTACCGTCAAGAATCATCCTAGACCATGCAACAGAAACTATCAAAGCAACGTTACGGAGCAGTTTCGAATCCCGCTCAAAATATAACCGTATACTTCTACCCAAAAGAACAATACATATACCTACTGTCAATAAGTCTTCAAAACCTAAAATAAAGCTTCCAGCAATGTTAGGAAGCGCACTAATCCAAGCGCCTACATCTGCGGGGAAAGGCTGCACGTTGATGTACACGTTCGTAACACCCAAATATATGCTCACAGCTACACAGAGAATCCCCGCGATGATTGTATAGTTGGAAATCTGAATAGGCAAAGCAGGTGGCTCATAATTCTTCGCCCAATTATAGAAATCTCTGCTGGCGCGATCAACACCGAAGCCTTTAAGCAGCAAAAACCCGCCTACCACTATCACAAAAGCGATGCCGAACAGGTAGATTGCGCCTGGGTAGATGCCTGAATTGTCTATTCCCCAAAGGACTCCGAAAATGAGAACCAAAATACCAGGCAAACCTAAAGCTATCCGAGCGTAACGCGGATTATCCACCAGTAAACGAACATATTTGGTAAAGACTGCAGCAGTTTCCTCGATGGATTCGCTGTGCTTAATCACAATGCGCCTCACAGAGGACACTGGAACGCGGGATTCCACAAGTGGCAAAACCGCTTCGTCAGAGAAACCGTCAGAGACCAATATGACCTCGTTGGCGCCAAAACTTTCCTGTAAACTGTTAAGTTCCGCAACAAGTTTACGGTCAGCACTAACTCCGCCTAAGTCGGTTCCAGAAATGGTGGCTACCTCAAAAACTTCGTCAGCTTGCTTATTAGCGGTTAGTCGATCGTAGAGGCTTACGGCTTCAAACATGGCGTTAGCGTCGGGTTCCTCTGAATCTTTAAGTGCCAACGCAACCGCAGCGTCTAAATTGGCGGTTCTTCCCAAAAGCGGCGTTTTGATGGCTGCTTTAGCTTCTAGATCGCCATCTCTATCAACACATAAAATTAAGATGCGCTTTTGCATCTGCTGATTCGATTCCCGCTTAGCCATCGAAATCTCTATCTCATTAATACAAGCACTTAACTTTAAGCTTACGTTTCAGCCTCGTCGTCCTCGCCGTCGCCCAGCATCATGGCGAACTCTTCCCAACTGACTTTCTCGCCGCGGCTGAGTTTCTCTCGAGCTTCAGACCCGATTTTTTCCTTGATGGCTGCTTCCTTAATTGCGCGTTCAGCTTGCTCCTGTTTGCGTTTCTCTTCTTGTTCTTTGCGGCGAGCTTCATTTTCCTGTCTTCGAGCCTGATACTGCTCCCGCATAGACGCACGGATACCCGTTGATTGGTTAATTAATTCCTTGATTTGCTCATAGATGAGGCTGTTCTGTTCCTTTGCTTTAATGAACGATTGATGGAGACTATCGGCTTCTGCGCGATCCCGTTTCATGGAGTTAAGTTTCTCCATCATCTGCGCATGTAAGTCTTGGCTTTTCTTGGCCAACTCCGTTAATTCCTTGTGATAAACGTCTGCTTGAGCGTCGAAGGTTTTACGGTGCTCAAGGAGTTCTTTAATTTTTTTACGTTGACTCTCGATTTTTTTGTATCCGCTGAGTTGAATCTCCAACTCTTTTACGTTTTCAACGAGCCGTTTCTCCTCTTTTAGATCCAACGTTGTAGTTGAAATCTTCCATTCGATGGCTTCTAACTCTTTTTTAAGTTCACGCTGGCTAATGCGGGGCAAGTTTTTCTTAAGAGCCTCGATCTTCTCGTTGAGGGCGTTTATTTCTTCCATAATAGGAGTGACATTAACCCTGACAGCATCGCGCTGTGCCTTTAGCTCTTTAACTCGGATGTTTAAGGCATCTCGTTCCGTTTTCAGTTGGTTAACTTCTTCACGGACTTTACGTACCTTCTCGTGAAGTTCATCTCTTTTTTCGATGAATTTTTTAATTTGGTCGTTGTTCTCTTGTATTTGCTGTTTTAGTTTGTTGATTTGAAGGTTGATGTTTGAAATTTGGCTTGGGTTTTGTTTCTCAGTCAAGAGTTAGCCTTCTGAAATGGGACTTATTACCTAC contains the following coding sequences:
- a CDS encoding S53 family peptidase, translated to MNGKKILPHIVIVLFLVGMMVSCFTVPISALPDDDDWVAHPMHISPFAGAPNPIGYTPTQVRTAYNLPSSGGNGTTIAVVIAYHTPNIEEYFNTFSLEFGLPVNSSESANFIVHQMASNIEVRSDWSLEACLDVQWAHAIAPQAKILLVEAVDASNTALLSAVDYASNYPGVVAVSMSWGGEEFASEGYYESYFSKSGIEYFVASGDDGSVVNWPAVSRYVVSVGGTTLKLNPDGTVISETAWQGSSGGVSKYLSRPSYQTNYGLTYARRAVPDVSYNANVTTGVAVYNGTWWKVGGTSAGAPQWAGIHALGQSATNTNLYTSAKNSYSSYFRDITSGANYKYSATVGYDLVTGLGSPLTLNFGTQLSVSPDSGPAEGAITLSGVGFAGASVNISYQNPLNMSWISIANNTATVNGNFTFSTNAPDLLACNPAGDNTQLSDNVVFRATDNSDGKSYYTTFKELRRGLKQVGTTTAQGVYGNNTDLTQKAFIQRGVGATVVGNGFRAGTVTIFWDGTEVGNWLVDGAGSFSATLTVFDTSIGKHTLTVSDGAVNLSVNVTCAPRTVDDYVAGWQTADFAVSLTSDGEVTETFYRLNEGDILNVTAHGQPLITTESAGNTLEYWSTWNPSEETIVELPHVTLSGIKLDKTPPTGSVWTNPTTTSTSIILTVSASDATSGVWLMRFANEDEDWSSWEPYTTQKAWTISSDVGTKTVYVEFLDNAGLSTIASCTVTLQAVQFSSQMDSTTPTQSPQATSEPTPAIPELNAPIVFFLMFASALILTVAVLKRRS
- a CDS encoding redox-regulated ATPase YchF, whose protein sequence is MQRSYSRLLGVVGKPNTGKSTFFCAATLATVEIANYPFTTIKPNRGVGYVRTPCVHEEFHVKDNPKNSLCLDGSRMVPVELVDIAGIVPGAWEGRGLGNQFLDEIRRADALIHVVDASGGTDCEGKSCKPGEHDPLEDVQFLEKEITMWMVTILKKDWPRIARTAEQDKKGIAHHLEDRLTGLSIKKQYVNEAIRKAGLSVDKPATWSDDDFYRFVDTLRRISKPVLIVANKVDLPTAQANVERLRKLDYIVIPASAEAELALRRAAEKGLIEYKPGDNDFKIKQPEKLSAGQIQALERIREKIVKTNGTTGVQEAINTAYFKLLDMITVYPVEDIEHLSDHNGRVLPDTYLVPKGITAHQFAYVIHSELGDNFLYAVDARDKRRIGEDAILKDRDVISIVSAKKRA
- the uppS gene encoding polyprenyl diphosphate synthase, whose amino-acid sequence is MLTRVLSVLGIYKAYQRWLWGQVKNGVPPEHIAIILDGNRRWASEKEINPWLGHEKGAETVEKLLDWCLKLNVKYVTLYTFSTENFARNPKEVEEIMRIAGERFLKLLTDERIHKNRVHVKVLGRINMLPDDLQKRIHDVEKATEGYDNHFLNFAFAYGGRAEIVDAAKAIARLVKEGKLEPDDIQESTVEKYLYTAHMTKQDPDLIIRTSGEERLSGFLVWQSAYSELVFLDVYWPDFRFIDLLRAIRTFQKRKRRYGT
- a CDS encoding DUF373 family protein, which codes for MAKRESNQQMQKRILILCVDRDGDLEAKAAIKTPLLGRTANLDAAVALALKDSEEPDANAMFEAVSLYDRLTANKQADEVFEVATISGTDLGGVSADRKLVAELNSLQESFGANEVILVSDGFSDEAVLPLVESRVPVSSVRRIVIKHSESIEETAAVFTKYVRLLVDNPRYARIALGLPGILVLIFGVLWGIDNSGIYPGAIYLFGIAFVIVVGGFLLLKGFGVDRASRDFYNWAKNYEPPALPIQISNYTIIAGILCVAVSIYLGVTNVYINVQPFPADVGAWISALPNIAGSFILGFEDLLTVGICIVLLGRSIRLYFERDSKLLRNVALIVSVAWSRMILDGTAKLMISYYKGQSTVVGLNDPVFATFLFTIIVGILIGVASVLLIYIVNKSAKGFFKKKEEKIEEV